Proteins encoded together in one Oreochromis aureus strain Israel breed Guangdong linkage group 23, ZZ_aureus, whole genome shotgun sequence window:
- the LOC116331174 gene encoding GTPase IMAP family member 8-like — translation MEANLEETEIRVILIGSRWAGKSSSGNTILRKESFECGRTRTAQSEVRHGLVDGRKLTVIDAPGWSSSLSLAEIPEGDKQRFKLNASKCPPGPNAFLLVIPIDSAFSVEQKTSVKEHMKLLGERVWRYTMVLFTCGDYLGEKTIEQHIESEGQALKWLTEKCLNRYHVFNNKDKSNLSQVTKLLQKIEEMVCYNGGSYYKVEEHIFQVIKEKQKEVAERAEERRKKAEDQRQHMKALIPEEMKHIPKLQMILLGSRNVGKTSVGNTILGYKDQEDGKRTAKSVARRGFVAKTEIILVDTPGWWKGFPVFDTPEAIKDELMRSMFLCPPGPHVFLLVIDADASFNAKHLDAVTSHVELLGDGVWRHTIIVFTRGDWLGTSIEQYIEGEGEALQSLVEQCGNRYHVVDNKNASDGTQISELLEKITETVAANGWGYFVPDQQIFQIIEERRRKVEEGAMLRQSQVKATRESLGVSSNKLQELRIILLGQKTVGKSATGNTLLHKEVFASSQNEQCQMQEGEVAGRRVTVIDTLGWWQDSSCCTDDIDKEIARGFSLSPVGVHVILLVIPLDLTFRDPQRVTLEDHMNLFHATVWKHAMVLFTYGDKLADKSLEEHIEREHSALRWLIEKCENRYHAMNNMKKRDMNQVTELFEKIEEIVAGNSGKLFCPNINEIHLRIEEKFKRKQLKHVLKRRLEREYRRRELELMKEFQETLHELQNDIRGGATGTKSKSLVGNRVKLTTRSTGQGKRDGKEEKVDAKISQKIKKLDEDIERLSHFLGNSKEFLIPDFKGSSQAPSIPESFLERKQSTGNFERVLGWLSNLHIGTNVENQLTLNFSQTSGYRSMVSSDIFDFDREVEVPE, via the exons ATGGAAGCCAATCTTG aggaGACTGAGATCAGGGTCATACTCATAGGTAGTAGATGGGCTGGCAAGAGTTCATCTGGTAACACCATTCTGAGAAAGGAGAGCTTTGAGTGTGGCCGAACAAGAACAGCTCAGTCTGAAGTGAGACATGGATTGGTGGATGGCAGGAAGCTCACTGTGATTGATGCTCCCGGTTGGAGCAGCTCCCTCTCCCTTGCTGAGATCCCAGAGGGGGACAAGCAAAGGTTTAAGCTCAATGCATCCAAGTGTCCGCCTGGACCAAATGCTTTTCTCCTCGTTATTCCAATAGACTCAGCTTTCTCTGTGGAGCAGAAGACGAGTGTGAAGGAACACATGAAGCTCTTAGGTGAACGGGTTTGGCGATACACTATGGTGCTGTTCACCTGTGGGGATTACCTCGGGGAAAAGACAATAGAACAACACATTGAAAGTGAAGGACAGGCACTCAAGTGGTTAACAGAAAAGTGTTTGAACAGGTACCATGTGTTTAATAACAAGGACAAGAGTAACTTATCTCAGGTCACAAAGTTGCTGCAGAAGATCGAAGAGATGGTGTGCTACAATGGTGGCAGTTACTACAAGGTAGAAGAGCATATTTTCCAAGTCatcaaagaaaagcaaaaggaGGTAGCTGAGAGGGcagaagagagaaggaagaaGGCCGAGGACCAAAGACAGCACATGAAAGCACTGATTCCAG AAGAGATGAAACATATCCCAAAACTCCAGATGATTCTTCTGGGAAGCCGAAATGTTGGGAAAACCTCTGTAGGGAACACCATCTTGGGGTACAAAGACCAGGAAGATGGAAAAAGAACAGCAAAGTCTGTTGCCCGCCGGGGTTTTGTGGCTAAAACTGAAATCATTCTTGTTGACACACCAGGCTGGTGGAAAGGCTTCCCTGTGTTCGACACTCCTGAAGCGATCAAAGATGAACTGATGCGCAGCATGTTTTTGTGCCCTCCTGGGCCCCATGTCTTCCTCCTGGTGATAGATGCAGATGCATCATTTAATGCCAAACACTTGGACGCAGTGACATCACATGTGGAGCTTCTTGGTGATGGAGTGTGGAGACacactattatagtttttaccAGAGGAGACTGGCTGGGAACAAGCATAGAGCAGTACATCGAAGGAGAGGGGGAGGCCCTACAGTCTCTAGTTGAACAATGTGGAAATAGATATCATGTAGTTGATAATAAGAATGCAAGTGATGGTACACAAATCTCAGAGCTGCTGGAGAAAATCACTGAGACTGTGGCAGCAAATGGGTGGGGCTACTTTGTTCCAGACCAGCAGATTTTTCAGATCATCGAAGAGAGAAGAAGGAAAGTGGAAGAAGGAGCAATGCTGAGGCAAAGTCAAGTCAAGGCCACACGAGAATCCCTTGGAG TTTCCAGTAATAAGCTGCAGGAGCTGAGAATAATACTGCTTGGTCAGAAGACTGTTGGAAAGAGTGCAACAGGAAATACTCTCCTGCATAAAGAAGTCTTTGCATCTAGTCAGAATGAACAATGTCAAATGCAAGAGGGGGAGGTTGCTGGCCGACGAGTCACAGTGATTGACACCCTGGGCTGGTGGCAGGACTCCTCGTGCTGCACAGATGATATAGACAAAGAAATTGCCCGAGGTTTTTCACTGAGCCCAGTAGGAGTTCATGTTATTCTGCTGGTCATTCCTTTGGACCTGACATTCAGAGATCCTCAACGAGTCACTCTGGAGGATCACATGAACCTTTTTCATGCCACTGTATGGAAACACGCAATGGTTCTGTTCACATATGGAGACAAACTAGCAGATAAATCTTTGGAGGAGCACATTGAAAGGGAGCATAGTGCCCTGCGCTGGTTGATTGAGAAGTGTGAGAACAGGTACCATGCCATGAACAATATGAAAAAACGTGATATGAATCAGGTGACAGAGCTTTTTGAGAAGATAGAGGAAATAGTAGCAGGAAACAGTGGCAAACTCTTCTGTCCAAACATCAATGAAATCCACCTGAGAATCGAAGAGAAGTTCAAGAGGAAGCAGCTGAAACATGTGCTAAAGCGAAGACTAGAGCGAGAGTACAGGAGGAGAGAGCTGGAGCTAATGAAAGAGTTCCAGGAAACACTCCATGAGCTGCAAAATGACATTAGGGGAGGCGCGACAGGCACAAAATCCAAGTCACTGG TTGGCAACAGGGTGAAACTCACAACCAGGTCTACTGGTCAAGGGAAGAGAGATGGCAAGGAGGAAAAAGTAGATGCAAAAATCagccaaaaaattaaaaagctgGATGAAGATATAGAGAGATTATCACATTTTCTTGGAAACAGCAAGGAATTTTTGATCCCTGATT ttaaaGGAAGCAGTCAAGCACCTTCTATTCCTGAGTCTTTCTTAGAGCGCAAACAATCAACCGGCAACTTTGAGAGAGTTCTGGGTTGGTTATCGAATCTTCATATCGGCACAAATGTGGAGAACCAGCTGACTCTCAACTTCTCTCAAACATCAGGCTACAGATCTATGGTGTCATCAGACATCTTTGACTTTGACCGAGAAGTTGAAGTTCCAGAGTGA